The Lysobacter enzymogenes DNA segment CGCTCGTTCTCGAACACGATCTGGCCGTTGCGCCAACTCACCACCCGGCGCACGTCGGCCGCGCGCACCTGCGGCGCGGCCTTGGCCAGGGCGACGAACTGCTCGCCCGGGCGCAGCTCGGCCAGTGCCGCCGTCGCGGCGGCGGTCGGACGAGCGCTGGCCACCACCGCGGGCTTGACGGTGCGGGTCACGGTGACCCGGCCTTCGAGCAAGGTCACTTCGAACGCGCGCGGCGACAGGTAGACGTCGAACTCGGTGCCCAGCGCGGTGACCTGGCGGCCGCCGGCGCTGACCACGAACGGGCGGCTGCGGTCCTTGGCGACCTTGAACAGCGCCTGGCCGCGTTCCAGCGTCACCGCGCGCAGGCCGTCGCGGTAATGGGTGCTGACCCGGCTGTCGGTATTGAGGGTGATCACCGAACCGTCGGCGAGGGTGAAGCGCTCGCGCTGGCCGACGCCGGTGCGGTAGACGTTGCCGGCCAGCGCGTCGCGCGCGTCGCCGACCATCCGCCAGGAGTCGCCCAGGTTCAGCCCGAGCGCGCCGAGCAGGCCGGCGACAGTCAGCGAAGCGGCCATCGCCCAGTTGCGCCGGCTCGCGCGCCGCGCCTGGCCCTGGCGCGCGACCCGGCCCAGGGTCTCGCTGCGCAGGGACTGCAGTTCGGGCTCGTCGGCGAGCAGATCAGCCAGCCGCCGCGCCGCCTCGGCGCGCGCGTAAGCCTCGGCATGGCCGGGCGACTGCGCCTGCCAGGCCTGGAACGCTTCGCGCATCGTCGGGTCGTCGCGCTCGCGCAGGATCTCGCTCCAGCGCGCCGCGTCCTCGTCGATGCTCCGCGACCCGGGTTCCGCCGACCCGTCCCGCACCAGCGCGATTTTGCATTTCATCGGGTGTGACCTCTCAGCAAGCTCCGGCCGACGCACGCGGGTACCGCCGCGCCGCCGATGTTCCGATCCGTGACGGCCCGCTCAGGCCGAACGCGTTCGGACGCACAGGTTGCGCCCGCCCTCGCGGGCGTCGCGGACCCTTCAGTCCTGTACTCCCATTCCATCGACGATGCCTCCCAACTGCGCCAGCGCCTTGGCCATGTGCTTCTCGGCCGCGCGCACGGAGATGGCCATCATCGCCGCGATTTCCGCGTATTTCTTCTTCTCCATGACCCGCAGCACGAACACGTCGCGGGTGCGTTCGGGCAGCGCCCGCAGCACCTGGGCCACCAGTTGCACCTGCTCCTTACCCAGTAAGACGCGCTCGGGCGAAATATCCGTAGCCGGATCGTGCACTTCGACGTCGAAGGACTCGTGCGCGTCCTGGTTGCGGGCCCGGCGGCGCCGGCCCCAGTCGCGCAGGGTGTTGGCGGCGACCTGGAACACGTACTGCTCGACGTGCTCGATCGGCCCGCCGCGGGCGCGCCGGATCAGGTGCAGGAACACCTCCTGGGTCAGGTCCTCGACCTCGGCCGCGTCCTTGACCCGCTTGGAGAAGAAGCCGCGCAGGGGCAGGCGGTAGCGCAACGAGACGTTGTTCCACTGGCTGGCGCCGTCCTCGCCGTATTCGGCGAGCGACGCGGACTCGTGCGGCCATGACGCCGGATCGGTCATTGCTGTGTCCTTCCCATGCCCTATGCAACCCGTACCCAATGGAATGGCGCCGGCGCCGACGGCCGCGCGGCGACGCCCGAACGGGCGCCGCGCCCGCAGCCGCGGACGACGGTTCCGATGGCGCACTTGCCCGCGCCGCGCGTTCGCGGCCCCGGTCGCGGCCCTAGACGGGCCGCGGCCGCGGCCGCGACGCGGCGCCCCCCGACGGTGCTGCGGAACGCGTCCTCACACCCCCACCACCTTTTCCGCCCACAGCGGCAGGATCCCGCGCGGCTTGCGCCCCGCGGCCGGCTCGCCGTCGGCGCGCAACGTCGCATCGGCCGCCTGCGCCGCCGCCGGCGCCAGGCCCATCACCTGCTCGACCTGGCGCACCTGGGCCAGATTGTCGAACGGCGTGGTCAGCAGCGGCGAGACGAAGGCGACCAGCCGGCCCAGCATCAGCGAATCGCTGACCGCCTCGCCGACGCAGATCGCCGCGATCAACTCGTCCATGTTTTCGCCGGCCAGCACGCCCGACAACGCCTTCAGGGCGAAGTGCAGGCGGGTGCCCAGCTCGTTGCGCGACTGGTGGGGCAGCGCGCGCGCGAAGGCTTCGAAGAAGCGTTCGTAGATAGGCTGGTAATGCTCGTACAGGAAGCCGCGCACGAACGGCGAAGGATCGCTGTAGACGCGCCCCAGCAGGCGCATGAAGGAAATGCCGCCGGCGCTGTCGCGGCTGAGCCGCACCGCCGGCACGAACAGGATGCCCAGCACGGTGGGCGCGTCCAGCGTGGCCGCGCCGAAGCGCTCCTCGCACAGGGAAAGCAGCTGCAGGCGTTCCGCGTTGAGCCGGTCCAGGCGCGAGGACAGCAGCTCCTGGACCAAGGCTTCCTTGCTGCCGAAGTGGTAGTTCACCGCGGCCAGGTTGACCTTGGCCTCGCTGGTGATCTGGCGCAGCAGCATGCCTTCGTAGCCGTGGCGGATGAACAACGCTTCGGCCGCCTCGAGCAGGCGCCGGCGGGTATCGCTCGAGTTGGCTCGGGGATTGTTCACGGCCGATGTCCCAACACGGCTCCGCCTGGCGACTCGAAGGTTTGCTCCAACTCGCGGATTGAATACCGGAATTGAAACGGCTGTTAGCCTAAGCAGGCGAATTTACCCTGTGCACGCTGCAACGCAATATGCCGGTCGGATGAATGCGCGGCCGGCGCCGCGCCATCCGCGACGGTGCCCGATAACAGATTGATTCGACAGCGGAATGGACGGCGGCGCGAACGCCTGTGCTTATCCGCGCGCAGGACGGGCGCGGCCGCCCTCGCCGCGCCCCGGCGCGCGGATGTGACCGGCGTCGGAAAATTTCGGCGAACCTGTCGTGCCGGGTTCGATTACGCCGCAGACGCTTCGCGGCGGCGCGCCGACCCGCCAAGCCGGGCGGCTCCACCGTAATGCGCGACCCCGTCCCCGCCTCGGGCACCGACGCGACCGCGACGACGCGCGCGCCATCGCGCGCTCACGCCGGCGCCAACCGCACCCGCCCGACCCGGTGCCGCTCCAGGCTCAGCGCTTCGAGTTCCCAGCCGCCGCTGCGCACGCGGTCGCCGGCCGCCGTGCGGGTGTTTGGGTTCGAGTCGCGTGCGGGTCGCGCCGCGACAGGCGACGACGGCGGCTCAGGCGGTGCGCGCGGCCTGGGCGCGGAACTGCTCCTGCTGCGCCGGTTCCTGCGCGGCCGCCTTCTGCTCGGCCTGGGCGAGCTGGCCGAAGGAGGTCTCGACCGGAACCTGCGCCGCCGTCTCGGTATTGACCTGGGCGCGCTTGTGCGCCGGATCGGTCAGCCCTCCCTGTACCGCGAACACGTCGATGCCGGCGCCGTCGCCGCGGCCGGCGACGACATGGTCGACCTGATCGAGCCCCTTCAGCCGCGCATCGACGAACAGCGCTGCGGCGGCCCGCTCGCCGTCCTCGCCGTAAGGCCGTCCGTGCTGCGCGTAGATCCGTTCGACGCCCGCCTGCACCGTGCCATGCATCGAATGGCCGGGATGATCGGGATGGCGCGGATCGAACGGCCGCGCATCGCCCGCCGGCAGCGCGCCGTGGGCGTCCTTGAACGGACTCTCCGCGGGCTTTTCCGGAAGCCGGCGGCCGATCTCCCCGGCGACGCCGATCGGCCCGCGCAGGATCGCGCCGCCGATGGACGCGCCTTCGCGCATGGCCCAGACGTCGTCGCGGAATTTTCCGATCATCGCCTCGAAGCGATGCGCGTTGACCTGGGTTTCGGGGTCGCGCAGCACCGACAGGTCCGCCTTGACGCCGTCGGTGTCGCGAAAGTTGTGCAGGCTGTGCGAGATCGCGCCGACCGCGATGGCGGCCGGCAGATTGCCCCGGTCCAGGGCGCGCTCGTTGTTGCCGTAACCGGCGCCCGACAGCGTCGCGATGTCGTGCCGGCTCGCGTAGACCTTGACCTCGCCGTAATGATGGCTGGCGGAGCTGACGAAGTCGGCCGCCATGACGTGATTGACCACGTCGCGGCCGCCTTCGGGGATGCGTTGGTTGAGGCTGGCCGCACCGTAGGCGTTGAAGGTCTCGCCGTGCAGTCCGTACTTGGCTGCGGTGATCTGGGCGAGGCAGCCGCCGAGGGAGTGGCCGGTGACCGTGACCGGGACGCCCTGCTTTCGCGCGATCTCCATCGCGCGCTCGGTCAGGGCCGAGGCGTCCTTGGTCTGCTGGTTCGCCCGCGTC contains these protein-coding regions:
- a CDS encoding FecR family protein; amino-acid sequence: MKCKIALVRDGSAEPGSRSIDEDAARWSEILRERDDPTMREAFQAWQAQSPGHAEAYARAEAARRLADLLADEPELQSLRSETLGRVARQGQARRASRRNWAMAASLTVAGLLGALGLNLGDSWRMVGDARDALAGNVYRTGVGQRERFTLADGSVITLNTDSRVSTHYRDGLRAVTLERGQALFKVAKDRSRPFVVSAGGRQVTALGTEFDVYLSPRAFEVTLLEGRVTVTRTVKPAVVASARPTAAATAALAELRPGEQFVALAKAAPQVRAADVRRVVSWRNGQIVFENERLGDAVAEINRYSQRKIVLADATLASLKISGAFNTGDTGTFVEALTDYFPIERDTLDNDDIVLKPRAPLRG
- a CDS encoding RNA polymerase sigma factor, with the translated sequence MTDPASWPHESASLAEYGEDGASQWNNVSLRYRLPLRGFFSKRVKDAAEVEDLTQEVFLHLIRRARGGPIEHVEQYVFQVAANTLRDWGRRRRARNQDAHESFDVEVHDPATDISPERVLLGKEQVQLVAQVLRALPERTRDVFVLRVMEKKKYAEIAAMMAISVRAAEKHMAKALAQLGGIVDGMGVQD
- a CDS encoding TetR/AcrR family transcriptional regulator, with the protein product MNNPRANSSDTRRRLLEAAEALFIRHGYEGMLLRQITSEAKVNLAAVNYHFGSKEALVQELLSSRLDRLNAERLQLLSLCEERFGAATLDAPTVLGILFVPAVRLSRDSAGGISFMRLLGRVYSDPSPFVRGFLYEHYQPIYERFFEAFARALPHQSRNELGTRLHFALKALSGVLAGENMDELIAAICVGEAVSDSLMLGRLVAFVSPLLTTPFDNLAQVRQVEQVMGLAPAAAQAADATLRADGEPAAGRKPRGILPLWAEKVVGV
- a CDS encoding XVIPCD domain-containing protein, which translates into the protein MPGNQAMTIRSLHYAELSEAAYTLPDMMQDGTRKVLINDATYKLLEVAENKSSGYQGAVFQKEDSGEIVVAHRGTEFKDEFIDDVLRADGGMVATRANQQTKDASALTERAMEIARKQGVPVTVTGHSLGGCLAQITAAKYGLHGETFNAYGAASLNQRIPEGGRDVVNHVMAADFVSSASHHYGEVKVYASRHDIATLSGAGYGNNERALDRGNLPAAIAVGAISHSLHNFRDTDGVKADLSVLRDPETQVNAHRFEAMIGKFRDDVWAMREGASIGGAILRGPIGVAGEIGRRLPEKPAESPFKDAHGALPAGDARPFDPRHPDHPGHSMHGTVQAGVERIYAQHGRPYGEDGERAAAALFVDARLKGLDQVDHVVAGRGDGAGIDVFAVQGGLTDPAHKRAQVNTETAAQVPVETSFGQLAQAEQKAAAQEPAQQEQFRAQAARTA